Proteins from one Desulfonema limicola genomic window:
- the rpmI gene encoding 50S ribosomal protein L35: MPKIKTNRAAAKRFKKTGTGKFVYGKSHANHILTKKTRKRKRSLRKSHIIDKTNERELRLLMPNG, encoded by the coding sequence ATGCCTAAGATAAAAACAAATCGTGCGGCTGCAAAGCGTTTTAAAAAAACCGGTACAGGAAAATTTGTTTATGGTAAATCCCATGCAAATCATATTTTAACTAAAAAAACACGAAAACGTAAAAGAAGTTTAAGAAAATCACATATTATTGATAAAACTAATGAAAGAGAATTAAGATTGCTTATGCCAAATGGATAA